From a single Rhinolophus ferrumequinum isolate MPI-CBG mRhiFer1 chromosome 15, mRhiFer1_v1.p, whole genome shotgun sequence genomic region:
- the NOP53 gene encoding ribosome biogenesis protein NOP53 isoform X1, producing the protein MAAGSSGGGGKLRSKSEADSGFLGLRPTSVDPALRRRRRGPRNKKRGWRRLAQEPLGLEVDQFLEDVRLQERTSGGLVSEAPDEKLFFVDTGSKDRELNKKRTKGQKRSLLLKKPLRIDLILENTSKIPAPKDILAHQVPNAKKLKRKDQLWEKLVKQGEVPRDVRRAQARLVNPPVAKAKPGPQDTVERPFYDLWAKDNPLERPLAGQDTFFLEQTKKKGVKRPPHLHTKPSQAPAVEVTPAGASYNPSFEDHQNLLWEAHEVELQRQKEAEKLERQLALPPAEQVATQESTFQEMCQGLLEESDEEGGLGEGQGKGPEAGADDTGGAKASAMPARLAAVEKKTERQRQREKAARMLRVQQAAVRAARLRHQELFRLRGIKIQVAQRLAELARRRERRRAQRLAEADRPRRLGRLKYQPPDIDVQLSSELSGSLRTLKPEGNILRDRFKSFQRRNMIEPRERAKFKRKYKVKLVEKRAFREIQL; encoded by the exons ATGGCGGCAGGAAGCAGTGGCGGTGGCGGCAAGCTCCGCTCGAAAAGTGAGGCCGATTCCGGCTTCCTGGGGCTGCGGCCCACTTCGGTGGACCCGGCGctgaggcggcggcggcgaggcCCAAGAAATAAGAAGCGTGGCTGGCGGCGCCTCGCTCAAGAGCCCCTGGGGCTGGAGGTTGATCAGTTCCTGGAGGACGTGCGGCTGCAGGAGCGCACGAGCGG TGGCTTGGTATCAGAGGCCCCCGATGAAAAACTCTTCTTCGTGGACACCGGCTCCAAGGATAGAG aGCTGAACAAGAAAAGGACCAAAGGCCAGAAGAGGTCACTGCTTCTTAAGAAACCCCTTCGGATCGACCTAATCCTTGAGAACACATCTAAGATCCCTGCCCCCAAAGA CATCCTTGCCCATCAGGTCCCCAACGCCAAGAAGCTCAAGCGGAAGGACCAGCTATGGGAGAAGCTGGTAAAGCAGGGTGAGGTGCCCCGGGATGTGCGCAGGGCGCAGGCTCGACTTGTCAACCCTCCTGTGGCCAAAGCCAAGCCTGGGCCCCAAGACACGGTGGAGCGGCCCTTCTACGATCTCTGGGCCAAAGATA ACCCTCTGGAGCGGCCCTTGGCCGGCCAGGACACGTTTTTCCTGGAGCAGACCAAGAAGAAAGGAGTGAAG CGGCCGCCGCATCTCCACACCAAGCCCTCCCAGGCGCCTGCTGTGGAGGTGACGCCCGCCGGAGCCTCCTACAACCCATCCTTTGAGGACCACCAG AACCTGCTCTGGGAAGCTCACGAAGTCGAGCTGCAGCGGCAGAAGGAGGCTGAGAAGCTGGAGCGgcagctggccctgccccctGCGGAGCAGGTCGCCACCCAG GAGTCGACGTTCCAGGAGATGTGCCAGGGGTTGCTGGAGGAGTCGGATGAGGAAGGGGGGCTGGGCGAGGGCCAGGGCAAGGGGCCGGAGGCTGGAGCCGACGACACCGGAGGGGCCAAGGCCTCCGCCATGCCTGCCCGCCTGGCCGCTGTGGAGAAGAAGACggagcggcagcggcagcgggaGAAGGCTGCCCGGATGCTG CGGGTTCAGCAGGCCGCAGTGCGGGCCGCCCGGCTGCGGCACCAGGAGCTCTTCAGGCTGCGCGGGATCAAGATCCAGGTGGCACAGCGGCTGGCAGAACTGGCACGGCGGCGGGAACGACGACGAGCACAGCGGCTGGCCGAGGCCGACAGACCCCGCAGGCTGGGGCGGCTCAA GTATCAGCCCCCCGACATCGACGTGCAGCTCAGCTCAGAGCTCTCTGGCTCGCTCAGGACCCTGAAG CCCGAGGGCAACATCCTCCGTGACCGTTTCAAGAGCTTCCAGAGGAGAAACATGATTGAGCCCCGGGAGCGAGCCAA GTTCAAGCGCAAGTACAAAGTGAAGCTTGTGGAGAAGCGGGCATTCCGAGAGATCCA gttGTAG
- the NOP53 gene encoding ribosome biogenesis protein NOP53 isoform X2 codes for MAAGSSGGGGKLRSKSEADSGFLGLRPTSVDPALRRRRRGPRNKKRGWRRLAQEPLGLEVDQFLEDVRLQERTSGGLVSEAPDEKLFFVDTGSKDRELNKKRTKGQKRSLLLKKPLRIDLILENTSKIPAPKDILAHQVPNAKKLKRKDQLWEKLVKQGEVPRDVRRAQARLVNPPVAKAKPGPQDTVERPFYDLWAKDNPLERPLAGQDTFFLEQTKKKGVKRPPHLHTKPSQAPAVEVTPAGASYNPSFEDHQNLLWEAHEVELQRQKEAEKLERQLALPPAEQVATQESTFQEMCQGLLEESDEEGGLGEGQGKGPEAGADDTGGAKASAMPARLAAVEKKTERQRQREKAARMLRVQQAAVRAARLRHQELFRLRGIKIQVAQRLAELARRRERRRAQRLAEADRPRRLGRLKYQPPDIDVQLSSELSGSLRTLKPEGNILRDRFKSFQRRNMIEPRERAKFKRKYKVKLVEKRAFREIQ; via the exons ATGGCGGCAGGAAGCAGTGGCGGTGGCGGCAAGCTCCGCTCGAAAAGTGAGGCCGATTCCGGCTTCCTGGGGCTGCGGCCCACTTCGGTGGACCCGGCGctgaggcggcggcggcgaggcCCAAGAAATAAGAAGCGTGGCTGGCGGCGCCTCGCTCAAGAGCCCCTGGGGCTGGAGGTTGATCAGTTCCTGGAGGACGTGCGGCTGCAGGAGCGCACGAGCGG TGGCTTGGTATCAGAGGCCCCCGATGAAAAACTCTTCTTCGTGGACACCGGCTCCAAGGATAGAG aGCTGAACAAGAAAAGGACCAAAGGCCAGAAGAGGTCACTGCTTCTTAAGAAACCCCTTCGGATCGACCTAATCCTTGAGAACACATCTAAGATCCCTGCCCCCAAAGA CATCCTTGCCCATCAGGTCCCCAACGCCAAGAAGCTCAAGCGGAAGGACCAGCTATGGGAGAAGCTGGTAAAGCAGGGTGAGGTGCCCCGGGATGTGCGCAGGGCGCAGGCTCGACTTGTCAACCCTCCTGTGGCCAAAGCCAAGCCTGGGCCCCAAGACACGGTGGAGCGGCCCTTCTACGATCTCTGGGCCAAAGATA ACCCTCTGGAGCGGCCCTTGGCCGGCCAGGACACGTTTTTCCTGGAGCAGACCAAGAAGAAAGGAGTGAAG CGGCCGCCGCATCTCCACACCAAGCCCTCCCAGGCGCCTGCTGTGGAGGTGACGCCCGCCGGAGCCTCCTACAACCCATCCTTTGAGGACCACCAG AACCTGCTCTGGGAAGCTCACGAAGTCGAGCTGCAGCGGCAGAAGGAGGCTGAGAAGCTGGAGCGgcagctggccctgccccctGCGGAGCAGGTCGCCACCCAG GAGTCGACGTTCCAGGAGATGTGCCAGGGGTTGCTGGAGGAGTCGGATGAGGAAGGGGGGCTGGGCGAGGGCCAGGGCAAGGGGCCGGAGGCTGGAGCCGACGACACCGGAGGGGCCAAGGCCTCCGCCATGCCTGCCCGCCTGGCCGCTGTGGAGAAGAAGACggagcggcagcggcagcgggaGAAGGCTGCCCGGATGCTG CGGGTTCAGCAGGCCGCAGTGCGGGCCGCCCGGCTGCGGCACCAGGAGCTCTTCAGGCTGCGCGGGATCAAGATCCAGGTGGCACAGCGGCTGGCAGAACTGGCACGGCGGCGGGAACGACGACGAGCACAGCGGCTGGCCGAGGCCGACAGACCCCGCAGGCTGGGGCGGCTCAA GTATCAGCCCCCCGACATCGACGTGCAGCTCAGCTCAGAGCTCTCTGGCTCGCTCAGGACCCTGAAG CCCGAGGGCAACATCCTCCGTGACCGTTTCAAGAGCTTCCAGAGGAGAAACATGATTGAGCCCCGGGAGCGAGCCAA GTTCAAGCGCAAGTACAAAGTGAAGCTTGTGGAGAAGCGGGCATTCCGAGAGATCCAGTGA